In Erigeron canadensis isolate Cc75 chromosome 6, C_canadensis_v1, whole genome shotgun sequence, the following are encoded in one genomic region:
- the LOC122603159 gene encoding cleavage and polyadenylation specificity factor subunit 2 yields the protein MGTSVQVTPLCGVYNENPLSYLVSIDGFNFLIDCGWNDSFDPSLLLPLSRVASTIDAVLLSHSDTLHLGALPYAMKKLGLSAPVYATEPVFRLGLLTMYDHYLSRKQISDFDLFTLDDIDTAFQNVTRLTYSQNFHLPGKGEGIVIAPHVGGHLLGGTVWKITKDGEEIIYAVDFNHRNERHLNKTVLENFVRPAVLITDAYNALSNQPSRRQRDQEFLDAIQNTLRANGNVLLPVDTAGRVMELLLILEQYWEQHHLTYPIFFLTYVSSSTVDYVKSFLEWMSDAIAKSFEHTRDNAFLLKHVTLLINKSELEKVPEGPKVVLASMASLEAGFSHDIFVEWAPDAKNLVLFTERGQFGTRARMLQSDPPPKAVKVTLSKRVPLVGEELAAYEEEQEKIKKEEALKATLVKEEESNSLVTDISKADLMIIDGHTQVDAAGLRGEAYRDVLIDGFGPPSSVAPMFPFYDHSSEWDDFGEVINPDDYVIKDEDMDMGFMPVGGDLDGKLDEGTASLMLDTTPSKVVSSELTVQVKCSLVYMDFEGRSDGRSIKSILARVAPLKLVLVHGSAEATEHLKQHCLKNVCPHVYAPQIEETIDVTSDLCAYKGRLSEKLMSNVLFKKLGDYEIAWIDTEIEKTAGGMLSSLPRSTVAPPHKSVLVGDLKMADFKQFLAGKGIQVEFAGGALRCGEYVTLRKVGGASQKGGAATIQQIVIEGPVCEEYYKIREHLFSQFYSL from the exons ATGGGAACTTCGGTGCAGGTGACGCCATTGTGTGGAGTATACAATGAAAACCCTTTATCATATCTCGTCTCCATCGACGGCTTCAATTTCCTTATCGATTGCGGCTGGAACGACAGCTTCGATCCCTCCCTCCTCCTCCCTCTTTCCag GGTTGCGTCAACGATCGATGCGGTGTTGCTGTCACATTCTGATACATTACATCTCGGGGCGTTACCGTATGCCATGAAAAAGTTAGGGCTCTCCGCTCCAGTTTATGCGACTGAACCGGTTTTTAGATTAGGGCTCCTAACTATGTATGATCATTATCTTTCCCGCAAG CAAATATCTGACTTTGATCTCTTCACACTGGATGATATTGATACTGCCTTCCAAAATGTGACAAGATTAACTTACTCTCAGAATTTTCACCTACCTG GAAAAGGGGAGGGTATAGTGATTGCACCTCATGTTGGTGGTCATTTGCTGGGAGGTACTGTCTGGAAGATAACTAAAGATGGAGAAGAAATCATATATGCTGTTGACTTCAATCATCGCAATGAGAG GCATTTAAATAAGACAGTCTTAGAAAATTTTGTTCGACCGGCCGTTCTTATAACTGATGCATATAATGCTTTGAGTAACCAGCCTTCTAGACGTCAGAGAGATCAAGAGTTTTTAG ATGCTATACAAAACACTTTAAGAGCCAATGGGAATGTATTGTTACCTGTGGATACTGCTGGCAGAGTAATGGAGTTGCTTTTGATACTCGAGCAG TATTGGGAGCAACATCATTTGACATATCCCATCTTCTTTCTCACATATGTATCGTCGAGCACAGTTGATTATGTCAAGAGTTTCCTTGAGTGGATGAGTGATGCAATAGCGAAGTCCTTTGAGCACACCCGTGATAATGCCTTCCTTCTGAA GCATGTTACTCTTTTGATAAACAAGAGTGAACTAGAAAAAGTTCCCGAGGGACCAAAG GTTGTTCTAGCTTCTATGGCCAGTTTAGAGGCTGGTTTTTCACACGATATATTTGTAGAATGGGCCCCCGATGCAAAAAATCTTGTTCTTTTTACTGAAAGGGGTCAG TTTGGTACTCGTGCACGGATGCTTCAGTCAGATCCACCTCCTAAAGCTGTTAAAGTTACTTTATCTAAGAGAGTTCCATTGGTTGGAGAGGAGTTAGCTGCGTacgaagaagaacaagaaaagattAAGAAGGAGGAGGCTTTGAAAGCCACTCTTGTAAAGGAAGAGGAATCCAATTCTTTGGTAACTGATATTAGTAAAGCTGACCTAATGATCATTGACGGCCATACTCAAGTGGACG CTGCTGGGTTGCGCGGGGAGGCATACCGGGATGTGCTGATTGATGGATTTGGTCCCCCCTCTAGTGTTGCTCCAATGTTCCCCTTCTATGATCACTCCTCTGAATGGGACGATTTTGGCGAAGTAATTAATCCAGATGATTATGTAATCAAGGATGAAGATATGGACATGGGATTTATGCCT GTGGGTGGAGATCTTGATGGAAAACTCGATGAAGGCACTGCGAGTTTGATGCTCGACACAACCCCATCAAAAGTCGTATCTTCTGAACTTACT GTACAAGTCAAATGTTCCTTGGTGTACATGGATTTTGAAGGGCGTTCTGATGGTCGTTCAATTAAATCAATTCTTGCCCGTGTCGCTCCCTTGAAACTT GTTTTGGTGCACGGATCAGCCGAGGCCACTGAACATCTGAAGCAACACTGTCTGAAAAATGTTTGTCCCCATGTATATGCTCCTCAAATTGAAGAAACAATTGATGTCACATCAGATTTGTGTGCTTATAAG GGACGACTCTCCGAGAAACTGATGAGCAATGTCCTGTTTAAGAAG CTTGGAGATTATGAAATAGCCTGGATTGATACTGAGATAGAAAAGACGGCAGGTGGCATGTTATCTTCACTCCCCCGTTCAACAGTAGCTCCTCCTCACAAGTCGGTACTTGTTGGAGATCTAAAAATGGCAGATTTCAAGCAATTCCTTGCTGGAAAGGGTATCCAG GTTGAAT